In Rhodamnia argentea isolate NSW1041297 chromosome 11, ASM2092103v1, whole genome shotgun sequence, one genomic interval encodes:
- the LOC115735956 gene encoding uncharacterized protein LOC115735956 isoform X2 — protein sequence MPRSTLGYHLEELFKKKGSVREDALTSIIQTFNQQIEYEFVENSFATLLYRFRNCAKSGTSKEVALACRAIGLLAMTTKCRDKAHELYEESVSLFSMALKPHSKKHYCEMVNSLVVVTYFCADVSVETEKSMQILWDFIHQEGVTNKSEDADAISILVAAISAWSCLLSTLDGWRVDSKRWKGAIPYFLSLLKTNYIESLQLVACEALFLILEIGSLRKFSDETEACDDIAKLLRSTVCSINPNFIKYSEKDKFPKKSIAVGRQRVVLSTWSEFIQLNFLKLFLGQEGFVTHMLGNKLLRDVFEFINQDSPSDTRLDVPEREEVVKKYLLPGRKPKARDKARSKEIDLSFSSSKAKLIDHVLNRDHADKYSPRFFRE from the exons ATGCCGAGGTCGACGTTGGGTTATCACTTAGAGGAGTTGTTCAAGAAGAA GGGGTCGGTCAGAGAAGATGCATTGACCTCTATAATCCAGACATTCAACCAGCAGATTGAGTATGAATTCGTCGAGAATAG CTTTGCTACTTTGCTCTACCGATTCCGGAATTGTGCGAAGAGTGGTACGTCTAAGGAGGTGGCCTTAGCGTGTCGTGCAATTG GGTTGCTGGCGATGACAACCAAATGCAGGGACAAGGCTCACGAGCTGTACGAAGAATCTGTTTCCTTATTTTCCATGGCACTCAAACCTCATTCCAAGAAACACTATTGCGAG ATGGTGAATAGCTTGGTGGTGGTTACCTACTTCTGTGCAGATGTTTCGGTGGAGACTGAAAAGTCTATGCAGATTTTGTGGGATTTCATTCACCAAGAAGGTGTCACTAAT AAGTCTGAGGATGCTGATGCAATATCCATTCTTGTTGCTGCAATATCTGCATGGTCTTGCTTGCTGTCAACGCTTGATGGATGGAGAGTCGATAGCAAGCGATGGAAGGG GGCTATACCTTACTTCTTGAGCCTACTAAAGACCAACTATATTGAATCCCTTCAACTGGTAGCATGTGAAGCGTTGTTTTTGATACTGGAAATTGGATCTCTCCGTAAGTTCTCTGACGAAACCGAGGCTTGCGATGACATCGCAAAGCTATTGAGGAGTACAGTCTGCAGCATAAATCCAAACTTCATCAAATATTCGGAG AAGGACAAGTTCCCAAAGAAGAGTATAGCAGTTGGCAGACAAAGAGTAGTGTTATCAACATGGTCAGAGTTCATACAG CTAAATTTCCTGAAGCTGTTTTTAGGACAAGAAGGATTCGTCACTCATATGCTT GGAAACAAACTCCTCAGAGATGTGTTCGAGTTCATTAACCAAGATAGTCCTTCGGACACTCGCCTCGACGTACCAGAAAGAGAAGAG GTGGTTAAGAAATACTTGCTTCCGGGTCGAAAGCCTAAAGCTAGAGATAAAGCAAGAAGCAAAGAGATcgatctttctttctcttccagCAAGGCAAAACTAATCGATCATGTACTAAACCGAGACCATGCTGACAAATACAGTCCTCGTTTCTTTCG AGAATGA
- the LOC115735958 gene encoding organelle RRM domain-containing protein 2, mitochondrial-like, with product MALRLGIARRFLSTSIFDSHLPASRATAAAAAAAASDKPAPIPSDTLFVSGLNKRTTSEKLREEFSKFGQVVYARVVTDRNNGYSKGFGFVKYSSIEDAAEGIKGLDAKFIDGWVVFAEYAKPPPPRQATSQNTYNSRSGY from the exons ATGGCACTGAGACTCGGAATCGCGAGAAGGTTTCTCTCCACTTCGATCTTCGACTCCCATCTCCCGGCTTCCAGGGCtacagccgccgccgccgccgccgccgccagcgACAAGCCTGCGCCTATTCCTTCCGATACTCTCTTCGTCTCAG GGCTTAATAAGAGAACAACATCGGAGAAGCTCCGCGAGGAATTCTCAAAGTTTGGCCAAGTTGTTTATG CCAGAGTGGTTACAGATCGGAATAATGGCTActcaaaaggatttggcttTGTGAAGTATTCATCGATAGAGGATGCTGCAGAAGGAATAAAAGGACTGGATGCAAAG TTTATTGATGGATGGGTAGTATTTGCTGAATATGCAAAACCTCCTCCCCCTAGACAGGCGACATCTCAGAACACATACAATTCGAGGAGCGGATATTGA
- the LOC115735819 gene encoding 5-oxoprolinase 1, translating into MGRAAVDKLRFCIDRGGTFTDVYAEIPGELDGRVLKLLSVDPANYDDAPVEGIRRILEDYTGKKIPRTSKVPTDNIEWIRMGTTVATNALLERKGERIALCVTQGFKDLLQVGNQARPKIFDLTVSKPSNLYEEIIEADERVELVSGKEEDAQHSSSRLVTGVSGELIRILKPLGEEALTPLLKGLLDKGISCLAVVLMHSYTYPDHEIAVKSLAVKMGFRHVSLSSALTPMVRAVPRGLTATVDAYLTPVIKEYLSGFISRFDEGLDKVNVLFMQSDGGLAPESKFSGHKAILSGPAGGVVGYSQTLFGLETDKPLIGFDMGGTSTDVSRYAGSYEQVLETQIAGAIIQAPQLDINTVAAGGGSKLKFQFGAFRVGPESVGAHPGPVCYRKGGELAVTDANLILGYVIPDFFPSIFGPNEDQPLDITATTQAFEKLAKEINSYRLSQDSSVKEMSVEEIALGFVNVANETMCRPIRQLTEMKGHETRNHALACFGGAGPQHACAIARSLGMNEVIIHRFCGILSAYGMGLADVVEEAQEPYSAVYGPESIVEASCREAALSRQVKQKLQEQGFREDNIATETYLNLRYEGTDTAIMVKRHATEDDSRFDYAEEFVNLFQQEYGFKLQNRNILICDVRIRGIGVTNILKPRSSEPASGSPEVEGHYRIYFGNGWHTAPLFKLENLGYGHSLHGPAIIMNGNSTVIVEPNCKATITKYGNIKIDIESAISSIKLAEKVADVVQLSIFNHRFMGIAEQMGRTLQRTSISTNIKERLDFSCALFSPDGGLVANAPHVPVHLGAMSSTVRWQLEYWGDNLSEGDVLVTNHPCSGGSHLPDITVITPVFDKGKLVFFVASRGHHAEIGGITPGSMPPFSKSIYEEGAAIKAFKLVKKGIFQEEGIVKLLCFPCSDESEHNIPGTRRLQDNLSDLHAQVAANQRGILLIKELIEQYGLDTVQAYMMYVQNNAEVAVREMLKSVAAKVSSQLNNTRNKDSVIIEEEDYMDDGSRIHLKLTIDSVKGEAAFDFSGTSPEVYGNWNAPEAVTAAAVIYCVRCLVDVDIPLNQGCLAPVKILIPKGSFLSPSDKAAVVGGNVLTSQRVTDVILTAFQACACSQGCMNNLTFGDDTFGYYETIGGGSGAGPTWDGTSGVQCHMTNTRMTDPEIFEQRYPVLLHKFGLRENSGGAGIRKGGDGLVREIEFKSPVVVSVLSERRVHAPRGLRGGKDGARGANFLITKDGRKIYLGGKNTVQVQPGEILQILTPGGGGWGCHQ; encoded by the coding sequence ATGGGGAGGGCAGCTGTCGATAAACTGCGATTTTGCATTGATAGAGGAGGGACTTTCACGGATGTTTACGCCGAAATTCCGGGTGAACTGGACGGCCGAGTTCTGAAGCTCTTGTCGGTTGACCCGGCGAACTACGACGATGCTCCGGTGGAGGGGATTAGGAGGATTCTCGAGGATTACACCGGGAAGAAAATCCCTCGCACGTCCAAAGTGCCGACGGATAATATCGAATGGATAAGGATGGGCACGACAGTGGCAACAAATGCTCTCCTGGAGAGAAAAGGGGAAAGGATTGCTCTGTGTGTGACGCAGGGTTTCAAGGATCTGCTGCAGGTAGGTAACCAGGCTCGGCCTAAAATCTTTGACCTGACTGTGTCGAAACCCTCAAACCTTTACGAGGAAATAATAGAAGCTGACGAGAGAGTTGAGCTTGTATCCGGTAAGGAGGAAGATGCTCAACATTCGTCCTCCAGATTGGTGACGGGAGTCTCCGGTGAGCTCATCAGGATATTGAAGCCACTTGGTGAAGAGGCTTTGACTCCTTTACTAAAAGGATTGTTGGACAAAGGAATTAGCTGCTTGGCTGTAGTCTTGATGCATTCTTACACTTATCCAGATCACGAAATAGCTGTGAAGAGTTTAGCCGTAAAAATGGGCTTCAGACACGTTTCCTTATCTTCAGCTTTGACTCCGATGGTTCGAGCAGTTCCTCGAGGCCTAACAGCCACTGTGGATGCATATTTGACACCTGTCATTAAAGAGTATCTGTCGGGGTTCATCTCCCGGTTTGATGAAGGGTTGGACAAGGTGAATGTGTTGTTTATGCAATCGGATGGTGGACTAGCACCCGAAAGTAAGTTTTCGGGTCACAAAGCAATTCTATCAGGTCCAGCGGGTGGCGTGGTTGGTTATTCACAAACTCTATTTGGGCTTGAGACAGACAAGCCCCTCATTGGGTTCGACATGGGAGGCACATCTACTGATGTGAGTCGGTATGCAGGGAGCTATGAGCAAGTTTTAGAGACCCAAATTGCCGGTGCCATAATCCAGGCACCTCAGCTAGACATAAACACCGTTGCTGCAGGCGGTGGGTCAAAGTTGAAGTTTCAGTTCGGAGCTTTCCGGGTTGGCCCAGAATCAGTGGGTGCACATCCTGGTCCAGTGTGTTATAGGAAAGGAGGGGAGCTTGCAGTTACAGACGCAAACCTGATTTTAGGTTATGTTATCCCTGACTTTTTTCCATCTATCTTTGGCCCAAATGAGGATCAACCTTTAGATATCACGGCAACAAcgcaagcatttgagaagcttGCTAAAGAAATTAATTCCTATAGATTGAGCCAGGATTCATCCGTGAAGGAAATGTCTGTCGAAGAGATTGCGCTTGGATTTGTTAATGTGGCAAATGAGACGATGTGTCGTCCAATACGTCAACTGACTGAGATGAAGGGCCACGAAACGAGGAACCATGCTCTTGCTTGCTTTGGAGGAGCTGGCCCACAGCATGCCTGTGCAATTGCTCGGTCTTTGGGGATGAACGAGGTAATAATACACAGATTCTGTGGCATTCTGAGTGCATATGGAATGGGTCTGGCAGATGTTGTTGAAGAGGCACAGGAGCCGTATTCTGCTGTTTATGGTCCTGAGTCGATTGTAGAGGCTTCATGTAGAGAAGCTGCTCTGTCAAGACAAGTAAAACAAAAACTACAAGAGCAAGGTTTCAGAGAGGACAACATTGCAACAGAGACATATCTAAATCTAAGGTATGAAGGTACAGATACTGCCATCATGGTGAAGAGGCACGCTACCGAAGATGACTCCAGATTTGACTATGCTGAAGAATTTGTGAACCTCTTTCAGCAAGAATATGGATTTAAGCTGCAGAATAGGAACATCCTCATATGCGATGTGAGGATTCGGGGGATAGGGGTCACGAATATTTTGAAGCCAAGGTCCTCAGAACCTGCTTCTGGTTCTCCTGAAGTTGAAGGCCATTACAGGATCTACTTTGGGAATGGTTGGCATACAGCGCCGCTTTTCAAGCTTGAGAATCTAGGTTATGGGCACAGTTTGCATGGTCCTGCTATAATCATGAATGGGAATAGCACTGTCATAGTAGAACCAAACTGTAAAGCAACAATAACCAAGTATGGCAACATCAAGATTGACATTGAGTCAGCTATTAGTTCAATCAAGTTAGCCGAAAAGGTTGCAGATGTCGTGCAGCTGTCAATTTTCAATCACAGGTTTATGGGAATAGCCGAGCAAATGGGACGAACGCTGCAGAGAACTTCCATATCAACGAATATCAAGGAACGTTTAGACTTTTCTTGTGCTCTTTTTAGTCCTGATGGGGGACTAGTTGCTAATGCTCCTCACGTTCCTGTCCACCTAGGAGCAATGTCAAGTACAGTCCGCTGGCAGCTAGAGTACTGGGGCGACAATTTAAGTGAGGGAGATGTTCTGGTCACTAACCATCCCTGCTCCGGTGGAAGCCACCTTCCTGATATTACTGTTATTACACCCGTTTTTGATAAAGGGAAGCTGGTATTTTTTGTTGCAAGCAGGGGACATCATGCTGAGATCGGGGGCATCACTCCAGGAAGCATGCCACCCTTTTCTAAATCCATATATGAAGAGGGGGCAGCAATAAAAGCATTTAAGCTTGTCAAGAAAGGGATCTTTCAAGAGGAAGGAATTGTGAAGTTACTTTGTTTCCCCTGTTCTGATGAATCGGAGCATAACATTCCGGGCACCCGCAGGCTTCAAGACAATTTGTCCGATCTTCATGCACAAGTAGCCGCAAACCAGAGAGGAATTTTACTGATAAAAGAGCTAATTGAGCAGTATGGTCTTGATACTGTTCAAGCTTACATGATGTATGTGCAAAACAACGCGGAAGTAGCTGTGAGAGAAATGCTCAAGTCAGTTGCTGCCAAAGTTTCATCTCAATTAAACAATACTAGGAACAAGGATTCTGTCATTATCGAAGAAGAGGATTACATGGATGATGGTTCGAGAATACATCTTAAACTTACTATTGATTCTGTTAAAGGAGAAGCCGCTTTTGACTTCAGTGGGACCAGTCCAGAAGTCTATGGGAACTGGAATGCACCCGAGGCCGTGACAGCTGCTGCAGTCATATACTGCGTACGGTGTTTGGTTGACGTTGATATACCTCTTAATCAGGGATGTTTGGCTCCGGTCAAGATTCTCATTCCAAAGGGTTCGTTCCTTTCTCCAAGTGATAAAGCTGCTGTTGTAGGAGGTAATGTTCTGACTTCGCAGAGGGTTACTGATGTTATACTCACCGCGTTTCAAGCATGTGCATGCTCTCAGGGTTGCATGAATAACTTGACCTTTGGAGATGACACGTTTGGTTATTATGAAACAATTGGGGGCGGGAGCGGGGCTGGTCCAACTTGGGATGGTACCAGTGGGGTCCAGTGCCATATGACCAACACGCGCATGACCGATCCCGAGATCTTCGAGCAGAGATACCCTGTTCTTCTGCACAAGTTTGGACTCAGAGAAAATAGCGGAGGGGCTGGGATTCGTAAAGGGGGCGATGGTCTTGTAAGGGAGATAGAGTTCAAGTCCCCAGTTGTAGTTAGTGTTTTGTCGGAGAGGCGTGTTCATGCTCCTAGGGGGTTAAGAGGAGGTAAAGACGGAGCACGCGGAGCAAACTTTCTCATTACAAAGGACGGGCGGAAAATTTACCTTGGAGGCAAAAACACCGTTCAGGTGCAGCCAGGAGAAATACTTCAGATACTCACTCCTGGCGGCGGCGGATGGGGCTGTCATCAGTAA
- the LOC115735956 gene encoding uncharacterized protein LOC115735956 isoform X1 codes for MPRSTLGYHLEELFKKKGSVREDALTSIIQTFNQQIEYEFVENSFATLLYRFRNCAKSGTSKEVALACRAIGLLAMTTKCRDKAHELYEESVSLFSMALKPHSKKHYCEMVNSLVVVTYFCADVSVETEKSMQILWDFIHQEGVTNKSEDADAISILVAAISAWSCLLSTLDGWRVDSKRWKGAIPYFLSLLKTNYIESLQLVACEALFLILEIGSLRKFSDETEACDDIAKLLRSTVCSINPNFIKYSEKDKFPKKSIAVGRQRVVLSTWSEFIQLNFLKLFLGQEGFVTHMLGNKLLRDVFEFINQDSPSDTRLDVPEREEVVKKYLLPGRKPKARDKARSKEIDLSFSSSKAKLIDHVLNRDHADKYSPRFFRFREVPRHLFKRNNCFITTSNIQITNPKYSFAAFAKGEKENFHQMHS; via the exons ATGCCGAGGTCGACGTTGGGTTATCACTTAGAGGAGTTGTTCAAGAAGAA GGGGTCGGTCAGAGAAGATGCATTGACCTCTATAATCCAGACATTCAACCAGCAGATTGAGTATGAATTCGTCGAGAATAG CTTTGCTACTTTGCTCTACCGATTCCGGAATTGTGCGAAGAGTGGTACGTCTAAGGAGGTGGCCTTAGCGTGTCGTGCAATTG GGTTGCTGGCGATGACAACCAAATGCAGGGACAAGGCTCACGAGCTGTACGAAGAATCTGTTTCCTTATTTTCCATGGCACTCAAACCTCATTCCAAGAAACACTATTGCGAG ATGGTGAATAGCTTGGTGGTGGTTACCTACTTCTGTGCAGATGTTTCGGTGGAGACTGAAAAGTCTATGCAGATTTTGTGGGATTTCATTCACCAAGAAGGTGTCACTAAT AAGTCTGAGGATGCTGATGCAATATCCATTCTTGTTGCTGCAATATCTGCATGGTCTTGCTTGCTGTCAACGCTTGATGGATGGAGAGTCGATAGCAAGCGATGGAAGGG GGCTATACCTTACTTCTTGAGCCTACTAAAGACCAACTATATTGAATCCCTTCAACTGGTAGCATGTGAAGCGTTGTTTTTGATACTGGAAATTGGATCTCTCCGTAAGTTCTCTGACGAAACCGAGGCTTGCGATGACATCGCAAAGCTATTGAGGAGTACAGTCTGCAGCATAAATCCAAACTTCATCAAATATTCGGAG AAGGACAAGTTCCCAAAGAAGAGTATAGCAGTTGGCAGACAAAGAGTAGTGTTATCAACATGGTCAGAGTTCATACAG CTAAATTTCCTGAAGCTGTTTTTAGGACAAGAAGGATTCGTCACTCATATGCTT GGAAACAAACTCCTCAGAGATGTGTTCGAGTTCATTAACCAAGATAGTCCTTCGGACACTCGCCTCGACGTACCAGAAAGAGAAGAG GTGGTTAAGAAATACTTGCTTCCGGGTCGAAAGCCTAAAGCTAGAGATAAAGCAAGAAGCAAAGAGATcgatctttctttctcttccagCAAGGCAAAACTAATCGATCATGTACTAAACCGAGACCATGCTGACAAATACAGTCCTCGTTTCTTTCGGTTTAGAGAAGTTCCTCGTCATTTATTCAAACGAAATAACTGCTTTATCACAACTAGCAATATCCAAATCACGAATCCTAAGTACTCGTTCGCAGCCTTtgcaaagggggaaaaagaaaacttccACCAAATGCATTCCTAA